A segment of the bacterium genome:
AACCCCAAGACCAATCCCGCAATTCCTATTTTCTTAACTTTTCTCATTTTCATTCACCTCGTATGCAATGAACGCATTGTCTTTTCCAGGGAATCCTTATGACAAGGAACTACTACTAAATGGATATGGTTTGTCATCAAGCAATACGCCCATATCTTTAATCCATGTCTTTCTGAATACACCTTGAGCCATTCAAGATACCTCTTGCGGTCTTCGTCTCCAAAAAATATATCCTCTCTCCTGTTACCTCGTTGGGTTACATGGTAAGGAATGATGAAATAATGACCATCAAAGACCTCTCCTCTTATCTTAAAATCAACAAGAAGACCATCTATAAACTCGCAAAACTTGGTAAATTGCCTGGTGTCAAAATCCGCCGGGACTATTTAAATGTGAGGTTAATAGATTCTACACTCAATGCTTCTTTTTCAAATTCTCTTAATTCAGTTTCCTTAAACACATCCTTCTCAACAAGGTCTACAAATACTACATAAATCCTTGAAAATTCTTTGCCGGGAGTTTTTCTCAAAATTCTACCCATTCTCTGAATCCACTGTCGAACACTGCTTGTTCCAGCAACTATAATACCTGCATTAGCTTCAGGGACATCAAAACCCTCGTCAAGAGCTCGGCAGGAAACAAGCATTTTAATATTTCCCTTTCTATAATTTGAGATATTTTCAAGCCTTTTATCGAAGGGTAAGTGAGCATGATATATTCCTACTTTAAAGTCCCTTTCCTTAAGATATTCATAAATCTTTCCCGCTACCTCAATCCTTTCGTGAAAGATTAATACCCTTTCATCTTTAAGATTTTCATCAGAGATAAGCCATTTCAAAGCCTCAAGTTTTGACCTTGATGTGTGAATTATTCCTTTCCTTACATTCAGCAAAGAAGTATATCGTGCGATTACATTATCCTGCGTTTTCTCATACAGGGAACCCAATTTCTTGAAAAATTCAGAAGGCTTCGTTGCTTTTAATTCAGGATACTTTGAGAATAATATTCTACTTACTTTGCTGATTTGGTCTGTATATTCTTCATATTTGGAATACTCATGCTCTGTGAGCTTTACTTTCATCCTTTTCAATCTGTATGGTGGGATGACACCATCTCTCAAAGCATCATTGTAAGAATAGGAGAAGATTATTTTCCCTAAATTCGGTGCGATTTTTTCTTCAAAACCAAGATCGCCATATCTTTCTGGTGTTGCAGAAAGGCCAAGGGTATAGGAATAATTGACTTCAAAGATTTTGGAATTCTCTTTGCTTCCATAACGGTGGCACTCATCGGCAATTAGGAATGTATCATCATCAGAAAAATAATTTTTGAAATGTTCTGATATATATTCTCTTGCCGAGTTCACGATGTAGAGCAACAAGAGCCGGTCATCAAGGCTCTCTTTCTCATGCCCATAAAATATAGCTATCTTTTCTCTGGGTATATTCAGCTTGTCCATTAAGCTAATTAGCCACTGGTCAAGAAGAGCGGAGGTAGGCA
Coding sequences within it:
- a CDS encoding helix-turn-helix domain-containing protein → MVRNDEIMTIKDLSSYLKINKKTIYKLAKLGKLPGVKIRRDYLNVRLIDSTLNASFSNSLNSVSLNTSFSTRSTNTT
- a CDS encoding DEAD/DEAH box helicase; amino-acid sequence: MKEQWQGWHLHHLARRAKVFGIEKTLINALEKSGWYLTKGKGIPPSLNPILEDSLKRLASIMDFDKTCDDEECPICKKLKEDYSVETIQSTPFRLPVELYRWQKEAKKAWWENNGKGIVRVVTGAGKTVFALSLISDLYRSTAYKDGGLKTIIIVPTSALLDQWLISLMDKLNIPREKIAIFYGHEKESLDDRLLLLYIVNSAREYISEHFKNYFSDDDTFLIADECHRYGSKENSKIFEVNYSYTLGLSATPERYGDLGFEEKIAPNLGKIIFSYSYNDALRDGVIPPYRLKRMKVKLTEHEYSKYEEYTDQISKVSRILFSKYPELKATKPSEFFKKLGSLYEKTQDNVIARYTSLLNVRKGIIHTSRSKLEALKWLISDENLKDERVLIFHERIEVAGKIYEYLKERDFKVGIYHAHLPFDKRLENISNYRKGNIKMLVSCRALDEGFDVPEANAGIIVAGTSSVRQWIQRMGRILRKTPGKEFSRIYVVFVDLVEKDVFKETELREFEKEALSVESINLTFK
- a CDS encoding transposase encodes the protein MDGLLVDFKIRGEVFDGHYFIIPYHVTQRGNRREDIFFGDEDRKRYLEWLKVYSERHGLKIWAYCLMTNHIHLVVVPCHKDSLEKTMRSLHTR